The SAR324 cluster bacterium nucleotide sequence TCTGCATAATTCCTCTCCTTCACAAGCCTGTCCAAGCGTAGTTGGGGGAGTGCCTGCTGAATAAAGGGAAGGTCGGCAAACTCATTACTGAATTGCTCAAGCACACTGGAATTAGGGATTTTTTCAAACAGGTTCTCTAGGGTTTTACTGAATTCTTTTTGCTGCTCGGTATCCAGTAAGCGTGCTTCCTCCAGGCGATAGCGCAAGGCGTCAGCTAGATTTCCCTGATTTTCAGCTGTTCGGCCACGTAGTGATAAGTAGTAGCGTAGTTGCTGAGAATCAGCATCTTGTACGAAAATAGATGCTGCGGCTTCCAAGGTGGGTGTCCAGACCGGGCTTTGCTCCAACCAGATCAGAAAAACCTGATCACGGTAGCGACTACGAGGATAGTGGGAGAGAAAGGCTTTTACGAAGCTTTCTATGTTTGAACGATCTATTTGAGCAGCCCCGATTCGTAAGCGGTAGTATTCTTTCTCTTCTTCAGGCAACAAGGCTTGTTGGCGAATCAATTCTTCCGCAGCCAATTCTGGATTTGCTGGAAGCAAAGCATCCAATTCTGGGATGTTTCCCCTGTAGCGATAGGGGAAAACTACTCTGGATGGGGACTGTTCTGGTTGAACAGCAGAAACTGAAGCAGCAGGGGCAGAGAGTGGAGGAAAAAGCTGTTGCAGACCTTGCTCCAGTTCCTGCGGCTGACTCAGCAGACTTTGTGCTGCAAGAGAGCCAGCGCCAATGAACCAAAGCAGAAAAAGCAGCAGTAGCTTATAGCATTGACAGGAGCAACCAGATGGCCGCGACATCCACGCCCAGAACGGTCCAATTGATTGTCTTCTGTGCGCTGGGTCGCAGGTGATCATAGTTGCGTTTGAACAAGTTTTTGAGCAGAAAGCGAGACTGGGGTGCGAGCCATTGCATTCGAAACCTCATAAGAATAGTGGATCTTACGTGAAACAGCCTTCAGTGCAATAGTTTTGCAGGAACCCGGTGATTGTCAATCCGTCGTGTCCAATACTGACGATCCGCATACTCCAGAAGCTCCAGCGCATGCCGGCGTCCAGTCTGTAGTAGTTTCTTGCACTCAATCACACTGATCGTCTCATGAGTGGAAAACCACTGTTGTAACTGTTCACGGAAGTGTTCCAGTTGTGGAGGCAAGTACCAGAGATCCTCAGCAACTCGAACCAATTGCTTGTGAAAAACTGCCTGCTTGAGCAGGGGCAGGGCCGTTCGTTCATCCAAGCCAGCTTGTTCCAGTAGTTGTGTTTGTCGTAACGGTTGAAAACCACCCTCTTTCAATAATGCCAGTAAAGCTTCCAACTGAGTGACGGCTGTTTTTCCCTGCTGTGCTTGGTGACTAGGCAAGGCATAGAATTCACCACGACGACTACAAAGCTGTTGGCGTTCAAAAAATTTCAGCAGTCCTTCACTCACTCCAGTTAGGGGAAAGATACGCTGTAATTTCCCATGCAAGGCAGCTACGGGTAGTCCCTCACGCTCAGGAAATTCCTGGTGTTGTTGATCTAGTTGACGCTGCACAAAACGTCCAACACGTTCCAGATGTTCTGGATGGAACAACAAAGCCTGGGGCTGACCGGCCTGTACCAGCACTTGTCGGCTCAGCAAGCCAGCGACCTCTTTCTGGAGAGCCTTGGTCGATCCAGAGGTTCTCAGTGCCAACTCCGCTAAGCTGGTCCCCTGGAGTCCTTGAAGCCAGGTAGCAGACTGAATTTGTTCAGAGAGTGAGCCCTGACTCAATTGACGCAACCGCTGTGCCCGCTCCTGCCGCAATCTGCGTGATTTGTTTGGTGCAGCATCGAGCACAGTCCCCCCTCCCAAAGTACGCAAGGGGCTTCTGCCTCGAATCAGAAATCGATCGCCATGCCGACTACTCAATTCTTGTTCGAGACGGAGTTGAACCAGCCCGGTTTCTCCGGGAGCTAGCTGTGCTTCTTCCAAGGGGATCAAGCATGCAGGAACTGATGCACTGCCGAGATGCAACTGCACTCTTTCCCGATGACGCAAAGGAGATGATAGATCTTCCAGTGCCTCGAGTTCTCCATCGAGTAAGTAAGAAGTCAGCAAGGAGTTAGTGGCTGCCAATTGATCACCCCGCTGGATTTCTTCGACAGAAATCTGGGACAGATTGATTGCAGCTCGTTCACCAGCCCAGATTTGTTCCACTGGGATTCCATGAACCTGAAGACTGCGTATACGCCGTTGATGTTGTAGTGGCCATTGCCACACTTCTTCTTCTAGTTTCAGATTTCCGCTGCGAACGGTTCCTGTGACAACAGTTCCAAATCCCTTGATGCCAAAAGATCGATCCACATCCAGCCGAAAGGGACGGTCACTGTTTGTACGGTGGGTCTCGGAGGCTATTTGCAGCAGAGCATTTTGCAGTTCATCCAGACCTTCCCTAGTTTTGGCGGAGGTTCGGAGTAGTGGTGCCTCAGCCAGGAATGTGTCTTTCACCAACTCACGAACCTCATCAGCACAGAGATCCAGCATTTCTGGATCATCCACCTTATCACACCGGGTCAGGACCAGCAGGCCCCGCTGGACTCCCAATAATCGGCAGATATGCAGATGCTCTCGAGTCTGGGGCATCACTCCTTCATCTGCCGCAATGACAAGGAGCACTGCATCCAATCCGCTGATTCCAGCCAGCATATTATGAACAAAGCGCTCGTGCCCAGGAACATCAACGAAAGCGATCCGAATACTTTCCAGTTCCATGTGAGCAAAGCCTAGATCGATTGTAATCCCCCGGCGTTTTTCTTCTGCTAGGCGATCTGCATCGATACCGGTCAGTGCCTGAACCAGCGTGGTCTTGCCGTGATCGACGTGACCACTGGTTCCCAGCACGAGGTGTGGCAGGGAAGGCATTTTTAGGAGAATGAGCAAGGGAAGATACAGCTGGATGAGTTGATAATACCTCCAGCTGCGTGAAGATTAGACCTAGAGGTCCGTAACGGCACCCAAAGAGGCTGAACTGACACTGCGGGCGTACTTGGCCAAGACACCACGCTCATATCTTGGTGCGGGTGTTTGCCAGTTCTGTAGGCGTCGCTGAATTTCTGCTTCCAGCAGATCCAGGTTGAGTTGGCACTTTTCAGCGTCAATGGTGATCGGATCGCCATCCTGGACGATTGCCAAGGGGCCTCCAGCGTACGCTTCTGGAGTAACATGGCCGATCACAAAACCGTGGCTTCCTCCAGAGAAGCGTCCATCGGTGATCAGGGCGACCTCCTTACCAAGTCCACGGCCCATGATAGCGGATGTGGGTGAGAGCATCTCACGCATCCCCGGAGCACCGCGAGGACCTTCGTAACGAATGACAATCACATCTCCCTTGATGACGGTTCCATCCAGAATTCGCCGAAGAGCTTCTTCCTCAGAATCAAAGACCCGAGCGGTTCCTGAGAAATTGAGGCCTTCTTTACCGGAGATCTTGGCAACAGCACCTTCTGGAGCCAGATTTCCACGTAAAATGACCAAATGTCCATTGGGTTTGATCGGTTTGTCGGAGGGCATCACGACTTCCTGGTCTGCTGGATAGTCTTCGACCCCTTCCAGATTTTCTGCCATGGTTTTGCCAGTGACTGTCATACAGTCACCATGTAGCATACCAGCGTTCAATAGACGCTTGAGCAGTGGTTGTAGGCCACCAATGTTGACCAGATCGACCATCAGGAAGCGACCACTTGGTCTTAGGTCGGCCAGTACTGGGGTTTTGGCGCCTATCCGCTGAAAGTCTTCCAGGGTCAGATCCACTTCCGCAGCATGTGCCATCGCTAGCAGATGCAATACCGCATTGGTTGAGCCACCAAGAGCTGTCACAACGGTGATTGCATTTTCAAAAGCCTTCTTGGTCATAATGTCGCGTGGACAGATGTTGCACTCGACCAATTTTTGTACTGCAATTCCGGAACGGAAGCAGTCCTCAGCTTTTTCTGGAGAAATGGCTGCCATGGCAGAGCTGTTTGGTAGGCTCATCCCCATTGCTTCAATTGCTGAGGCCATTGTGTTGGCTGTGTACATCCCACCACAAGATCCTGCACCTGGAATCGACTTGGCTTCAATTTCTTCCAACTGTTCATCACTGATATTGTTGGAGGCCCGCTGTCCAACGGCTTCAAAGATCGTGACAATATCAGCGTTCTTGTCGTTCACCCGACCTGGCATGATGGTGCCACCATAAACGAAGATCGCAGGACGATTCAACCGAGCCAAAGCGATCATGCAGCCCGGCATATTCTTATCGCAACCACCGATGGCAACGAGTCCATCATAGGCTTGGCAACCAATCACAGTTTCAATCGAATCTGCGATCACTTCCCGGGAAACCAAGGAGTATTTCATGCCTTCAGTTCCCATCGAAATGCCATCACTGATCGTGATCGTATTGAACTGCATGGCCTTGCCTCCCGCATCCTCTACGCCTCGGGCTGCATCATCTGCCAGACGGTTGATGTGCATGTTGCACGGAGTGACCATGCCCCAAGTCGAAGCGATACCAATCTGGGACTTTTGAAAATCAGATTTTTGGAAGCCAACACCGTACAGCATGCCTCGGCTGGCAGCCCGCTCAATACCTTCTGTGACTTGAGACGAATACTTGCGATGACCGGATGATTGTGGAGAGTCACTCATAGGGGAACCTCTTCAGAAAAAACGAAATGGAGCAATGGACAAAGAGTGAAATAATAGCGAAGCAGACAGATCAGAACAAGTGGGGAATCGGTCGTAACAGAAATTGCAGAAGAATAAATGATCGGATAGGTGGGAAGATCCGGATCTCCACGGTGAGATCCGGAAACCAGACGAGTAGCTTACTTCAGGTTAGCAATGTAAGCGGCAACATTTTTAACTGCATTTTCATCAGGCAGTGTGGCAGCCATGCCGACCATCTGAGCACCATACATATCTTTTGGGTGAGTGCCACGGATTCCATTTTTCCAGTTCATCAACTGGCGATGAGTGTACCAATCAAATTGTCCGGCGATTCTTGGCGAATTGAGGGCTTGATTCCCTTCCCCCTTCATCCCATGACAGGAGGCACAAACCATGTAATTGGCCTGTCCAGCGTTGGGATCACCACCTAAGGTAACAGCTGTATTTCCTGGGACTGGCAGACTAGTTATGTAGGCCACCACGTCTGCAACTTTGTCATCACCCATCACCACCATCGACATTGGACGCATCTGCATGCCGTAAACGTCTTTGGCGTGTGTGCCACGAATACCCTCCTGGTAGTTTTTCAACTGTCGGGTCAGATACCAGTCTTGCTGTCCAGCAATGGCTGGAGCATTGAGGGCTTGGTTGCCTTCTCCATTGGCCCCATGGCAGGACGCACAGGTTGCGTAAAGAGCCTGACCTTTGGCTGGATCACCGGCGGCTTGTACGCTGGCACCCAGACCTAAGCCTAGAACAATTGCGGCGCTAGCGGCAAACAAGTTCTTCAACTTCATGAGTTCTCCTGTTGACAAATTCTTCAATAAGGGAAGAAGAAAAAATCCGAAAGACGGATTCACAATGATTCCACCTACTCAATAATTTGGAAAAGATGAGTGTCTTTGCCAAAGAGCAGTTTGTTGCGGAAATGGTTAAATTTTTACATTCAGGCAACCTAACAAATCAGATTTCAAAGGGCAAATGGATTATTCCACAAATAATATCATTTTTTGATCATTCCTCTTCCAACTGATTTTTGTAGCGTGCCGGGGCGCGGCAATAGCTGAAATTGACGGCATCATAGCTGTAATCTTTCTGCGCTCGGGCTGCCTGACGGTCGATTTCGACTAGAGGGATGCACTCCGTGTAGTTTTCCTGATTGAAGGTTGTACAGGCGCCTAGAATCAGGCCCAGCGATAACAGCATACGCGTGATGGACATCGGTCTTCTCTCTCAGACAGCCAGGAACAGGACCACTGCTCCCAGCAAAATACGATAGATCACAAACAGCAGAGTGCCATAATGCCGCAGAAAGCGCAGCAGAAATTCAATAGAAAGATAGCCACTCAGAAATGCGAAGAATACGCCGAGACCGATATTGAGGAGCCCAGATTCTCCCAAACCTGTTTCTGCAAGCGCCTTGAGTTGAAAAAGTCCGCTTCCCAGGATGGCAGGTAAGCCCAGTAGAAAAGAAAACCGAGCTGCCTCCGCTCGATTCATGCCCACGAGCAGACCTCCCATGATCGTTGAGCCCGAGCGGGAACAACCTGGGATCAAGGCCAAGGCCTGACAAAGTCCGATCCATTGAATTTGTTGAAAGCTCAGTTGGCTGGCATCACGACTGCCAGAGGCGAAGCGTTCCGCAGCATAGAGTCCCAAGCCAAGGAGAATCAGCGCTCCTCCAATGATCCAGAGGCTCCGGGCATCTGTCTCGATAAAGTCCTTGAATCCCAACCCCAGCACAATGATTGGTAGATTCCCAAAGGCAATCGCCCACGCAAGCCTGGAGCTAGGGGTCTCCATCAGGTTTCGATTCCAGAGACTCCGCAAAGCAGCAGTGATCAACTCCAGTACGTCTTTGCGGAAGTACAGAAGGACAGCTAGCAGGGTTCCCAGCTGGATCACAGCGGAGAAGGCTGCACCGGGATCTTCCCAGCCCAGCAATTCTGGGACAATCCGTAAGTGGGCAGTACTGCTGATCGGTAAAAATTCTGTCAGTCCTTGCACCAGCCCTAAAATCGAAGCTTCGAACCAAGTCATACATCAGTCACTGAGGTTCTAAGTTTGCCGGACTCCCGCCACTGCTGCAGCGCTCTCATGGCTCGTTCAGCCAGCCAGGCTTTACGCTGGGGCTTGGGTATACGTTGCTGAGGGGGTTCCAGTAGACCAAAATTAGCGTTCATTGGTTGGAAGTGCTTGGGATCAGTAGTGGTCAGGTAACGAATCAGGCCTCCCATCATCGTAATGCTGGGCAACTCTGGGAGTGAGTCTCTCTGGAGTTCGTGGTGGAGGAAATAGGCGGCAGCCAATCCCATCGAAGTTGATTCTGTGTAACCCTCCACTCCAGTCAACTGACCAGCAAAGAACAGCCTAGGCTCTTGCTGCAACTGCAGTCGGCTGGTCAGCAATTTTGGACTGTTCAGGAAAGTGTTGCGATGAATGGAACCCAAGCGGACAAATTCAGCTTCTTCCAATCCTGGAATCGTTCGAAAAATTTGTTGTTGTGCGGTCCAGGTCATTTTTGTTTGGAAGCCAACCAGATTGTAGAGCGTACCCAGCGTATTTTCCTGGCGTAACTGAACAATGGCATGAAACTGTTCCCCAGTTTCTGGATGGGGTAGTCCTACCGGCTTCATTGGGCCAAATCGCAGGGTGTCGAGCCCTCGCTCTGCCATTACTTCAATTGGTAGGCAGCCTTCGAAGGGTCGCACATCCTCAAACTGGTGCATCGGCACCTTGTCAGCTATCAGGATGGCTGCCACAAAATCCTCGTACTGCTGCTGAGAGAAGGGACAGTTGAGATAATCAGCCTCTCCCTTGTCATAGCGAGACGCCCGAAAAGCTACTTGGGAGTTGATGGACTCAGCTGTCACTACCGGAGCAATTGCGTCATAGAAGGAGAGATGCCCGATCCCGATCAACTGCTGTAGTGATTCACTCAGTGCATCGGAGGTCAGCGGGCCGGTAGCTACAAGGACCGCAGCATAGTGATCCAACAGCTTGCCAAGATCTTCAACTTCCTCTCGTAACAGGTGGATGTTTGGGTGATGTGACAGCTGCTGGGTGATCGAGGCAGAGAAAGGTTGACGGTCAATCGCCAGAGCCTGTCCAGCTGGCACAGCAAAGCGTTCTGCGGTCTGCAGGATGAGGGAACCAAACTGATTCAGTTCCGCTTTGAGTAGTCCATGGGCATTCTCCAGCGAGTGACTCTTGAAGGAATTGCTACAGACCAGTTCGGCACAGTCGCTGGTCTTGTGGGCTGGAGTTGGACGTTGTGGTCGCATTTCATAAAGGTCTACCTGCCGACCGAGTTGTGCCAGTTGCCAGGCAGCTTCAGATCCAGCTAGTCCACTGCCGACAATTGCGACTTCACCACGTTCAGGCATCCGCCACTTCCACAATCTCGAAGCGTAGAACACTGATACCTTCGACGGCAGCTTCTACTTGATCTCCGATCTCCAGAGGCCCTACTCCGGAGGGGGTACCTGTGAAGATCAAATCGCCCGCCTGCAGATGGAAGGACTGAGAGAGTGCACTGATGATTTCTGGAACATTCCAGATCAGCTGGTTCAGGTTTCCTTGCTGCCGCATTTCACCGTTGACACTGAGCCAGATCGCTCCCCGGCTGGGGTGCCCTATTTGTCTGGCTTCGTGTAATTCAGAGCAAGGCGCGGAGTCGTCGAAGGCTTTGCTGGCATCCCAGGGCTGTCCCTTGGCCTTGGCGACTTCCTGCAGATCACGTCGAGTCAGATCGACCCCCACTGCATAGCCATAGATGTGGTCCTGGGCCTGCTCGATTGGAATGTTGGTGCCTCCCTTGTCCAGGGCGACAACCAACTCTACCTCGTGATGAAAATTCTCTGTTGCCAGTGGGTAGGAAATCTGGTCCCCATTGTGTCGTAAGCTGGAAGAGGGCTTGGTGAAAAAAATGGGTTTGCCAGCTGGGTCGTTGCCCATTTCTCTTACATGCTCTGCGTAGTTGCGGCCGATGCAGAAAATGCGGTGAACTGGAAATCGCTCGGCTCGTCCAGCGATGGGTAGCATTGGCAGTTCCCAAAGTGGAAAAATCGTTGGTGGTGTGTCCATGAAAAATCCTTCAACAGCAACAAGACAGATGGTGAGAAGTGGCCTCAGGCGCTTCGTGTAAACTGGTAGATTTCCTGACCCTGATCGTCGAAGTAGCGTACCGTGGCTTGGGTCGATGTCAGATGCATCCAGGCATAGCCATGACCAAGATGGAGAAAGATCTGGTGGGGGTTGGGTTTCTTAGCAGTGTGATTGAGTGGGCTTCCACCACCACCGGCAACTACCTGGTCAATCTCACCGATCTTGAGGTGTTCCAGCATGTGGTTGTGTCCAGATAGAAAGAACTGGGGTCCAGAACGCTCAATTAATAAGCGTTCAAGCCAGGTCACACCTCGATGTCTTCCACCCGTGGCCAACGGACGATGCCCACAAACCAGGCGCCAAGGTCGCTCTTTGCGTTTGAACAGTGTCCAGAGCGCACACAGTGTACAGGAGGTGTTGATGCATTGAATGTAAGCAGGACCAGCCACCAGTGAATAATTGACATTCGGCATGCGCCAGCGTTCGTTGCGTTCAGTATAGGCTACCTGAGGTCGCCACTTGCCCTGCAGATCATGGTTGCCAAGGATCGGATAGAAAGGCACCTGTTGGGGATACATCTCCTCGAATTTGCTGATCCATTGTGGATCATCAACGCTGGAGACACCATGCTGAATGAAGTTGTCTCCCAGCATCAGTACCAGATCACAGCCCAACTTGTCACAGGTGCGAGCACTGGCAGTGGCCACATCTTGCTGATGCTCATCACCTGAGCCAGTATCTCCGAGTAGCAGGATGCGAATTTCCTCTGCCTCAGGCTGTACGTCCCAATGCCC carries:
- the selB gene encoding selenocysteine-specific translation elongation factor, producing the protein MPSLPHLVLGTSGHVDHGKTTLVQALTGIDADRLAEEKRRGITIDLGFAHMELESIRIAFVDVPGHERFVHNMLAGISGLDAVLLVIAADEGVMPQTREHLHICRLLGVQRGLLVLTRCDKVDDPEMLDLCADEVRELVKDTFLAEAPLLRTSAKTREGLDELQNALLQIASETHRTNSDRPFRLDVDRSFGIKGFGTVVTGTVRSGNLKLEEEVWQWPLQHQRRIRSLQVHGIPVEQIWAGERAAINLSQISVEEIQRGDQLAATNSLLTSYLLDGELEALEDLSSPLRHRERVQLHLGSASVPACLIPLEEAQLAPGETGLVQLRLEQELSSRHGDRFLIRGRSPLRTLGGGTVLDAAPNKSRRLRQERAQRLRQLSQGSLSEQIQSATWLQGLQGTSLAELALRTSGSTKALQKEVAGLLSRQVLVQAGQPQALLFHPEHLERVGRFVQRQLDQQHQEFPEREGLPVAALHGKLQRIFPLTGVSEGLLKFFERQQLCSRRGEFYALPSHQAQQGKTAVTQLEALLALLKEGGFQPLRQTQLLEQAGLDERTALPLLKQAVFHKQLVRVAEDLWYLPPQLEHFREQLQQWFSTHETISVIECKKLLQTGRRHALELLEYADRQYWTRRIDNHRVPAKLLH
- the ilvD gene encoding dihydroxy-acid dehydratase, translated to MSDSPQSSGHRKYSSQVTEGIERAASRGMLYGVGFQKSDFQKSQIGIASTWGMVTPCNMHINRLADDAARGVEDAGGKAMQFNTITISDGISMGTEGMKYSLVSREVIADSIETVIGCQAYDGLVAIGGCDKNMPGCMIALARLNRPAIFVYGGTIMPGRVNDKNADIVTIFEAVGQRASNNISDEQLEEIEAKSIPGAGSCGGMYTANTMASAIEAMGMSLPNSSAMAAISPEKAEDCFRSGIAVQKLVECNICPRDIMTKKAFENAITVVTALGGSTNAVLHLLAMAHAAEVDLTLEDFQRIGAKTPVLADLRPSGRFLMVDLVNIGGLQPLLKRLLNAGMLHGDCMTVTGKTMAENLEGVEDYPADQEVVMPSDKPIKPNGHLVILRGNLAPEGAVAKISGKEGLNFSGTARVFDSEEEALRRILDGTVIKGDVIVIRYEGPRGAPGMREMLSPTSAIMGRGLGKEVALITDGRFSGGSHGFVIGHVTPEAYAGGPLAIVQDGDPITIDAEKCQLNLDLLEAEIQRRLQNWQTPAPRYERGVLAKYARSVSSASLGAVTDL
- a CDS encoding c-type cytochrome; this encodes MKLKNLFAASAAIVLGLGLGASVQAAGDPAKGQALYATCASCHGANGEGNQALNAPAIAGQQDWYLTRQLKNYQEGIRGTHAKDVYGMQMRPMSMVVMGDDKVADVVAYITSLPVPGNTAVTLGGDPNAGQANYMVCASCHGMKGEGNQALNSPRIAGQFDWYTHRQLMNWKNGIRGTHPKDMYGAQMVGMAATLPDENAVKNVAAYIANLK
- the uppP gene encoding undecaprenyl-diphosphatase UppP produces the protein MTWFEASILGLVQGLTEFLPISSTAHLRIVPELLGWEDPGAAFSAVIQLGTLLAVLLYFRKDVLELITAALRSLWNRNLMETPSSRLAWAIAFGNLPIIVLGLGFKDFIETDARSLWIIGGALILLGLGLYAAERFASGSRDASQLSFQQIQWIGLCQALALIPGCSRSGSTIMGGLLVGMNRAEAARFSFLLGLPAILGSGLFQLKALAETGLGESGLLNIGLGVFFAFLSGYLSIEFLLRFLRHYGTLLFVIYRILLGAVVLFLAV
- the trmFO gene encoding methylenetetrahydrofolate--tRNA-(uracil(54)-C(5))-methyltransferase (FADH(2)-oxidizing) TrmFO, coding for MPERGEVAIVGSGLAGSEAAWQLAQLGRQVDLYEMRPQRPTPAHKTSDCAELVCSNSFKSHSLENAHGLLKAELNQFGSLILQTAERFAVPAGQALAIDRQPFSASITQQLSHHPNIHLLREEVEDLGKLLDHYAAVLVATGPLTSDALSESLQQLIGIGHLSFYDAIAPVVTAESINSQVAFRASRYDKGEADYLNCPFSQQQYEDFVAAILIADKVPMHQFEDVRPFEGCLPIEVMAERGLDTLRFGPMKPVGLPHPETGEQFHAIVQLRQENTLGTLYNLVGFQTKMTWTAQQQIFRTIPGLEEAEFVRLGSIHRNTFLNSPKLLTSRLQLQQEPRLFFAGQLTGVEGYTESTSMGLAAAYFLHHELQRDSLPELPSITMMGGLIRYLTTTDPKHFQPMNANFGLLEPPQQRIPKPQRKAWLAERAMRALQQWRESGKLRTSVTDV
- a CDS encoding fumarylacetoacetate hydrolase family protein, with amino-acid sequence MDTPPTIFPLWELPMLPIAGRAERFPVHRIFCIGRNYAEHVREMGNDPAGKPIFFTKPSSSLRHNGDQISYPLATENFHHEVELVVALDKGGTNIPIEQAQDHIYGYAVGVDLTRRDLQEVAKAKGQPWDASKAFDDSAPCSELHEARQIGHPSRGAIWLSVNGEMRQQGNLNQLIWNVPEIISALSQSFHLQAGDLIFTGTPSGVGPLEIGDQVEAAVEGISVLRFEIVEVADA
- a CDS encoding metallophosphoesterase, whose product is MSALTFFAGALAGALTWNFTAPLLEKKACFNPNPNQDGHWDVQPEAEEIRILLLGDTGSGDEHQQDVATASARTCDKLGCDLVLMLGDNFIQHGVSSVDDPQWISKFEEMYPQQVPFYPILGNHDLQGKWRPQVAYTERNERWRMPNVNYSLVAGPAYIQCINTSCTLCALWTLFKRKERPWRLVCGHRPLATGGRHRGVTWLERLLIERSGPQFFLSGHNHMLEHLKIGEIDQVVAGGGGSPLNHTAKKPNPHQIFLHLGHGYAWMHLTSTQATVRYFDDQGQEIYQFTRSA